From the Sandaracinaceae bacterium genome, the window ATGGTGAGCGTCACGCTGGTGACGACGGTGACGAGCGGCCAGCGCGAGCGACGTTCTTCGCGGCCCGCTGAATAGAGCACGGCGTGGAGCGTCACGAGCGACAGCCCGAAGCCCGCGATCACGAAGGTGGAGATGAGCGACGTGCCCGTGAGGAACGTGAGCAGGACGCCGAAGCACCAGGTCAGCCCGAAGCCCGGCCCCGCCAGCCGGTACGCCATGAGCCGCTGGCGCTCGATGTCCCCCGGCACCACGGCGCCGAGGCTCCCGGCCACGAAGGCGAAGGCGGCGAGCAGCTTCGCGAGGCGCACCAGCTTGAGCACGAGCAGGGGGTCCATCTGGATGGGCAGCATGACCGGAAAGCGCGGGCTGGCCAACGCACGGTCGGATATGGCAAGAGGAGGGCAGCCCATGTCGTCACGTCCCCGCCGCTGGTCCCCGTCGTCCCTCGCCCTCGCCATCGCGCTGGCCGTGGGCGTCTTGGTGCCCGTGCTGAGCGCGCCGTCCGGGCTGCTGGCGCAGGCCGCTGGCGGGGTGGTCGGTAGCTGGCGCTTCGCGGGGGGCGCCGAAGAGACGCGCGGCATCCAGCGCGCCATCGACACCGCCCTGGCCGACTTCAACCCGGTCATGCGCGAGATCGTGGCGTCGCAGCTACGGGACAGCAACCGCGCCTACCCCGAGTTCAGCATCGCGGTGGAGGGCGAGAACATCGTCACGCGCATGAACGGCCGCACGCTGAGCACGCCCAGCAGCGGCGCCGCGCGCGAGGTCACCACGCCCGAGGGGCGCACCGCGCAGGTCACGCAGCGCCTCCAGGGCAACCGCCTGGTGCAGACGCTGGTCAACCCGCAGGGCACGCGCACGCACACCATCACGCTCGGCGGCGACGGCAACCTGCGGGTGGAGGTGCGCATCGTCAGCAGCCACCTGCCGCGCCCCATCGCCTATGCGCTGACCTACGGCCCGGCGGCCTGAACAAGGCTGGCGCCCGTTGGCGCGCCGGAGCAGCCGCTCGTATAACGCGCGGCGATGGCTCGACTCAGCGTGAACGTGAACAAGGTCGCCACCCTGCGGAACTCGCGCGGGGGAGACGAGCCGAACGTCCTCCGTGCCGTACGGGCCTGCGTGGCTGCGGGGGCGCCCGGGATCACCGTGCACCCGCGCGCCGACGAGCGGCACATCCGGCTGGACGACGTGCGCGTGATCGCCGAGGAGCTCGCCCCCATCGCGTTCCAGGTGGAGCTCAACGTGGAGGGCGACCCGCGGCCGGACCTGGTGGCGCTGGTGCGCGAGCTGCGGCCCGCGCAGTTCACGCTGGTGCCCGTGCGCCCGGGCGAGATCACCAGCGAGGCCGGCTGGCCTCCGGGCTCGCCCACCGAGGCGCTGCGCGAGCTGTGCACCGAGCTGCGCGAGCTGGGCGTGCGCAGCAGCATCTTCGTGGACCCCACGCCGGCCGCCGTGGACTTCGCCGCGAGCCTGGGGGCCGACCGCGTGGAGCTGTACACCGAGCCCTATGCGCGCGCCTTCGAGCGCGGCGACGACGAGGCGCAGGCGAGCCTCGCCACGTACGTGGTGGCCGCCAAGCACGCGCGCACCGTGGGCCTCGGGGTGAACGCTGGGCACGACCTGGACCTGCGCAACCTGCCGCTGTTCAAGGCGCTGCCGGGCCTGAAGGAGGTCTCCATCGGCCACGCGCTGATGAGCGAGGCGCTGTTCCGTGGGCTGCCCGAGGTGGTGCGGGACTACTTGGACGTGCTGCGTTAGGGCACCGGCCGTCAGAAACGGCCAGCCACGCCGACCACGCCGCCACCGCGAGCCGGGCTCACGCTGAGTGTGACGTCCGCCTCGGGGGTGAAGCGCATCCCGCGCGTGAGGTAGCCCGTGAGCCCGTATCCCGCGACGATGCCGGCCGCGGCGCCCACCATGAGGCCCCGCCCGGCCGCGTCATTGCCTTGGAACACGAACCCGAGCGCCACGGCGAGCGCGCCACCCACACCTGCGCCGAGGTCCATGAGGAGCACGCGTCCGCGTGTGAAGTCGTAGCGATGCCCGAGGTAGCCACCCACGGCCATGCCTCCCAACGCCACCATCGCCGCGCCGGCATGGAAGCCACGTAGCCACGCGTCGGAGTACTCCCAGCGGCTCGCCGCGAACGTCATGAGCGCCATCGCG encodes:
- a CDS encoding pyridoxine 5'-phosphate synthase, which gives rise to MARLSVNVNKVATLRNSRGGDEPNVLRAVRACVAAGAPGITVHPRADERHIRLDDVRVIAEELAPIAFQVELNVEGDPRPDLVALVRELRPAQFTLVPVRPGEITSEAGWPPGSPTEALRELCTELRELGVRSSIFVDPTPAAVDFAASLGADRVELYTEPYARAFERGDDEAQASLATYVVAAKHARTVGLGVNAGHDLDLRNLPLFKALPGLKEVSIGHALMSEALFRGLPEVVRDYLDVLR